The genomic region TCTTTATTGCGCTGGATGCGCGATTTGCAGGAACGAGGAAGCATCCCGTATTCAGCTGTTACCCAACCATTGCCTGAATTTCTTAAAAATGGCGGCACAGTTTCTTCAACCGAAGCTGAACAGATAACTTTGGTATTTCCCATTTCAATAAGGCATGAGCCTTCTGCGTATTTTAAATAATTCCTTTTGATCTCAATTCTTCTTAACTTATCCAATCCTCTTCCATCTGGCCTAACCATAAATACTCCTCCCTAGTGAATCAATTCCAACAATTAATGGAAAATCTTTAACCTCTAATTCATGTATCGCTTCCGGGCCTAAATCTTTATATGCTGCAACTCGCATCTTACAAACAAATTTTGACAAGAGTGCTCCGCAGCCTGCATATGTTAAAAAATAAATCCCTTTATATTTCTTTATTGCTTTTTTTACTTCTGCTGAGCGAGCCCCTTTCCCAATCATTCCCAAAACCCCTTTTTCCAATAAGCAAGGAGCAAATTCATCCATCCTCGAGCTTGTGGTCGGGCCGCAAGCACCGATAGCCTTTCCTTTAGGTGTTTTTGTCGGGCCGCAATAATAAACAATCTTGTCTTTTAAATCTATAGGGAGCTTCCCACCTTTTTTAATTGTTTCAACCAATCTCTTATGCGCCTGATCCCGCGCAGTATAAATAATGCCGCTGAATAAAATCTTTTGCGAAACCCTTAAAGTAAGGAATTCTTCTCTTAAAATAGAATTTGATCTTTTCATCATAAAATTTTTGTTGCTGATCTTAAAGCATGGCAGCTAATGCTTACGGCAACCGGCAAGCCTGCAATATGCGTAGGATAAGTTTCAATATTTACTGCTAACGCAGTAGTTTTTCCACCTAGGCCCATTGGCCCAATGTTTAATTTATTAATCTCATCTAACAATTCTCTCTCTAATCTTGTGACCTTGTGACCTTGTGACCTTGTGACCTTTTTAAGCAGCGCTTTCTTCGCCAAGAAAGAAGCGCTCTCCGCCGTCCCTCCAATACCAACCCCAATAACATAAGGAGGACAGGCATCCGGGCCTGCTATCTTTACCGCTTCAACAATAAATTTCTTTATTTCTTCAATGCTTGCTGTCGGACGAAACATTTTAAGAAGCGATTTATTCTCGCAGCCAAAGCCTTTAGCTAAAACAGTTACCTTAATTTTATCTCCAGGAATATAATCAAAATGAATTACTGCGGGAGAATACCCGGACGAACCTCTTAATAGCGGATCAATAATAACTGAATTTCTTAATGAGCCTTTCTTATAACCTAACTCAACACCTTTATTTATTGCTTTCTTTAAATCTCCGGTTATTTTTACATTTTGCCCGATTTCAATATAAACACAGGGCATTCCGGTATCCTGGCAAATAGCAAGCTCTTCTTTCCGGGCAATCTTTGCATTATCTATAATCGCCTGCAAAATATCTTTAGCCTGCAAACTTGTTTCTTTAGCGTAAGCTTGCTTTATGCTAGCCAAAACATCTTTTCTTAAAAAGAAATTTGCCTTGATGCATAAATCTGCAATTGCGTCTCTTATTTTTTTTGAATCAATCTCTCTCATAATTATCTTTTGTATTCGGATGAAACAGTTGTTTTGATTCCCCCGCGGGGATTGAACTCACCAACAATTTTTACCCAACGCGGCTTGGATGCCTTAACAAAATCTTCCAGCATCTTATTGATCAAATGCTCGTGGAATATCCCCACATCCCGAAAAAATATCGTGTACATTTTAAACGATTTAAGCTCAATACAATATTTAGTCGGAGAATATTCAATACGAATATGGGCAAAATCCGGAAGCCCGGTTTTTGGGCAAATACAGGTAAACTCCGGAACATCCAATATAATCGTATATTTTTTATCCGGATATTGATTCTCCCAAACTTCAATCTCAGGAGTTAATAAACCCCTAACATTCTCTTGCAGCCCTTCATACGACGACTTTTTATGCCTTCTCATTTCACTCCCATAACTTTATGCATCTGCGGGATAATGCATGCCGAAACTTGCTCATCCCTACATAAATTCTTAAAATTCTCTAATTTTTCAATCAAAGTTTGATTATTTTCAAAACTATTAGGCTGCAAAACCAACATTGCTGAGCCATTAACTGATTTAATAACTTCCAATGCCTGTTTTAAATCATCCTCACTTGTCCCTTGGCAGATTATAGCTTTTAGAAAAACATCTTTTGCAGAAGCAATCTTTAAGAACTTTTTATGCAAGCCCCAAAGATCACCCATACCTGTCGAACTGGGAAGTTTTAAATCCATTGCTACAATATCTATTCCATCAATCACACTCTCTAATTCTCCGGGTAATGTGCCGTTTGTTTCAAGATAATTTTTAAAACCCGCCTGATGAGTTAACCGTAATACCTTACTTAAAAATTCTTTGTGTAAAAGCGGTTCCCCGCCGGTAAATGATATAGAATGATAACTATCTTCGTAGGTATCTATTTCATTAATCAACTCTTCGGGATCGTATTCGCGAAACCGGTCCAACTTAGTATCGCAAAAACGGCAACTAAGATTGCAGCCGAAAAAACGCACAAAAATCTGTTTTTCTCCGAAATAAAGCCCTTCCCCTTGAATGCTATCAAAAACTTCTGAGATTCTTGCTTTCATTTAATCCTATAAGTTGCAGCACTAGTATCGTTTTCCCAGATAGTGACAGATTCTGCCCTTACTCCCCTTTTCCTGATTTTGTCAAAAATATACTTTGCGATATTCTCCGAGGTAGGATTTACTTTCTTAAAGAATACGTGGTTATTTAAATATTTATGGTCAAATTCTTCCAAAACTGAATTTAATTCTGCTTTTAAACATTTAAAATCCATAACCATACCGATCTTATCAAGCTTACTGCTTGAAAGGACTAATTCGACTCTCCAGTTATGGCCATGAAGATCCTCGCATTTGCCCTTGTAGCCGCGTAGATTGTGCGCAGCACTAAAACTTCCCAAAACTTTTATACTATACATTATTATTCACCTTGCTTACATTCTTTACAGAATACCCTAAGAACCTTTTCGCTAAGCCATTAAACCACTCAGGATTATCACTCACATAAAACCTGCTCTTACCGGATCTTTTTTTATTTAATAAATCTTCCGCTGATAAAATCTTTTTTACTTCGACGGCTACCTGTTTTGCAGAATCAATTAAAGTTACATGTTCACCCATAACTTCTTTGATTACCGGCTTAAGCAAAGGATAATGCGTACATCCTAGTATAATTGTATCAACTTTAGCTTGTTTCATCGGCTTTAAATAACCTTCTGCTACCTGTTTTACGACATCTCCAGCTAACCATCCCTCTTCCGCAAAAGGAACAAACAAAGGGCATGCAACTGCCGTTACCGAAACCTTCGGATCAAGCTGTTTTATCTCTAATTCATAAGCCCGGCTCTTAACAGTCCCTCTTGTCCCGATTACGCCTATACGCTTATTCTTTGTCGCATAAACTGCCTCTCTTACTCCGGGAGTAATTACTCCGACGATTGGAACCCGAAAATGATTTTTGATTACCGGAAGAGCCAAACTTGAAACCGTATTACAGGCAACACAAATCAATTTAACATCATGCTTTAATAAAAATAAGATATTTTCAATAGAAAAACGGATTATAGTTTCTTTTGATTTGATGCCATATGGAACCCGCGCAGTATCTCCGAAATAAACAATATCTTCTGACGGAAGCTGCTTGACTAATTCTTTTACAACTGTAAGCCCTCCTACGCCCGAATCAAAAACACCAATAGACTTCATCTTGCCTCCAATGCCGCGTATTCTTTAGCATAACCATTAATCCCCTGCTCAATAGCCTCTGCTATTTGCTGCCTGTAATAACCATTTTTTAATTTGCGTTCTTCCTGAAAATTAGAAACAAAACCTGTTTCAATTAAAACACCCGGCATGCGTATACCTCTTAACACTTCAAACCTAGCACTCTTAACACCCAATATTTTAACTCCCAAATTATCATTCATTGACCTGCAGACGAATTTTGACAACTCTATTGATTCTGCGCGGCTGGAAGTATAAATCATATCCCAGAGAATTGCTTTAAGATTTGAGGAATGGCTCCCAAAACAAGCGCTGTTTAAATTTAATGAGGCGTCCTTTGCTGCCAATACCGCCCGCTTAGAATCGCTTACAGAAGGAGCAACATAATAAACTTCAAAACCATTCAAAGTTCTAACCCTGCTTGCGTTTGAATGGATACTAACAAAAAGGTCTGCTTGTGAACTATTTGCTATATTCACCCTGGATGATAAAGGGATAAACCTATCCGTTGAGCGTGTAAAAACAACCTCAACACCGTCTTCTTTTAACAATTTAGTTAATCTCTTAGCAATATCTAAATTAACATCTTTTTCTCTTAAGCCCGTCCTGCCAATAGCACCCGGGTCATTCCCGCCGTGTCCGGCGTCAATAACTATCTTACGGATATTTTGCAAATATAAAGTATATCCCGGACGCGACTCTCTAAAAAGAGAATCCATCTGTTCTTTAACCCTATAAGGAACAACCACAGCACCCTGATAAATATCAACCGGATGGTTTAAATAAATAGACTGGCTATCCACCAACATAAGCGAATCGCCGACTCGCAAATTAATTTTATGCGAAGCTCTTTTTAAATTAATTATTTTGGAGATATTGTCATATTCCCAGCTAACCCCTTTTTTCTCACAAAGACGGATAAGAGGAAAATAAGTTGCCCCGTTTATTGAATAGCTTGGCACGTCTGAAGTAGGAACTGTTGCGCATCCGGAAAGAAAATAACAGAAAGCTGACAACAAACAAAAACTTAGTAGTATTTTAACTGTGGTTTTAGAATGCATTTAGAAACTTATCTACTCCTATTAAACGTGGTAGGGCCGAAACACATTATTTCGGCATCCACTTGTTGTTTCATTAATGAAACAACAAGTGGAGGTGGGCGGAATCGAACCGCCGTCCCTAAGTAACCAGATAAAAGCCGCTACATGCTTAGTTTAGCTTTTACGCTTAATCTTGCGCACTCAACTAAACAAGATTGCACAAGACGCAACCTTTTAAATTTCGCTAAGCCCCCAAAGGTAAACAAAGCTTAGCTATCCTACTTTAGGCTCTATTTCATCCCGTAGGCATGGATGGATAGAGGCTTCAGCGTTTAATGAACGCCGAAGGCTAGCGCACCCGCTACCGGCGGAACAACCAATGGAGAAAATGCTGGTTGTATCGCTGATAAACGGTTTACCATTGTGTGGTTTGCGTTTACATTTTGCAAAGGTTGTTAACGCGGCTAACTTTGCCTCCGCGGCATGCTGCTCTTACCCAATTGCCTTAAGTCGAGCCCTTTTCACCCCCTAATGTTAATTATAACATATGGGCTTCTCTTAAAACAAAACTAACGATTTCTTCTTCTTAGTGCTCTACGCATATCAAGATCAGTTTCGCGCTTCTTAATATCTTGTCTGCGGTCATAAAGCTTTTTACCTTTACAAAGAGCAATTAGCAACTTTGCAAAACCTCTATCATTAAAATATGCTTTTAAGGGAACAATTGTAAACCCTTTTTGCGCGGTAAGCCCCATTAATTTTGCAATCTGTTTCTTATGCAAAAGAAGTTTTCGCGGCCTGACAGGATCTACATTCTGATAACTTGCTTGAGTATAAGGACTTATATGCGTGTTATAAAGGATTACTTCTTCTTTCTCTATTCGTGCA from Candidatus Omnitrophota bacterium harbors:
- the smpB gene encoding SsrA-binding protein SmpB, with the protein product MSKPIATNHKAYRDYEVIESFECGIELKGSEVKSLRDAKVNLDDSFARIEKEEVILYNTHISPYTQASYQNVDPVRPRKLLLHKKQIAKLMGLTAQKGFTIVPLKAYFNDRGFAKLLIALCKGKKLYDRRQDIKKRETDLDMRRALRRRNR
- a CDS encoding N-acetylmuramoyl-L-alanine amidase; protein product: MHSKTTVKILLSFCLLSAFCYFLSGCATVPTSDVPSYSINGATYFPLIRLCEKKGVSWEYDNISKIINLKRASHKINLRVGDSLMLVDSQSIYLNHPVDIYQGAVVVPYRVKEQMDSLFRESRPGYTLYLQNIRKIVIDAGHGGNDPGAIGRTGLREKDVNLDIAKRLTKLLKEDGVEVVFTRSTDRFIPLSSRVNIANSSQADLFVSIHSNASRVRTLNGFEVYYVAPSVSDSKRAVLAAKDASLNLNSACFGSHSSNLKAILWDMIYTSSRAESIELSKFVCRSMNDNLGVKILGVKSARFEVLRGIRMPGVLIETGFVSNFQEERKLKNGYYRQQIAEAIEQGINGYAKEYAALEAR
- a CDS encoding fumarate hydratase codes for the protein MREIDSKKIRDAIADLCIKANFFLRKDVLASIKQAYAKETSLQAKDILQAIIDNAKIARKEELAICQDTGMPCVYIEIGQNVKITGDLKKAINKGVELGYKKGSLRNSVIIDPLLRGSSGYSPAVIHFDYIPGDKIKVTVLAKGFGCENKSLLKMFRPTASIEEIKKFIVEAVKIAGPDACPPYVIGVGIGGTAESASFLAKKALLKKVTRSQGHKVTRLERELLDEINKLNIGPMGLGGKTTALAVNIETYPTHIAGLPVAVSISCHALRSATKIL
- a CDS encoding FumA C-terminus/TtdB family hydratase beta subunit yields the protein MMKRSNSILREEFLTLRVSQKILFSGIIYTARDQAHKRLVETIKKGGKLPIDLKDKIVYYCGPTKTPKGKAIGACGPTTSSRMDEFAPCLLEKGVLGMIGKGARSAEVKKAIKKYKGIYFLTYAGCGALLSKFVCKMRVAAYKDLGPEAIHELEVKDFPLIVGIDSLGRSIYG
- a CDS encoding 7-carboxy-7-deazaguanine synthase QueE; protein product: MKARISEVFDSIQGEGLYFGEKQIFVRFFGCNLSCRFCDTKLDRFREYDPEELINEIDTYEDSYHSISFTGGEPLLHKEFLSKVLRLTHQAGFKNYLETNGTLPGELESVIDGIDIVAMDLKLPSSTGMGDLWGLHKKFLKIASAKDVFLKAIICQGTSEDDLKQALEVIKSVNGSAMLVLQPNSFENNQTLIEKLENFKNLCRDEQVSACIIPQMHKVMGVK
- the murI gene encoding glutamate racemase — translated: MKSIGVFDSGVGGLTVVKELVKQLPSEDIVYFGDTARVPYGIKSKETIIRFSIENILFLLKHDVKLICVACNTVSSLALPVIKNHFRVPIVGVITPGVREAVYATKNKRIGVIGTRGTVKSRAYELEIKQLDPKVSVTAVACPLFVPFAEEGWLAGDVVKQVAEGYLKPMKQAKVDTIILGCTHYPLLKPVIKEVMGEHVTLIDSAKQVAVEVKKILSAEDLLNKKRSGKSRFYVSDNPEWFNGLAKRFLGYSVKNVSKVNNNV
- the queF gene encoding preQ(1) synthase; translation: MRRHKKSSYEGLQENVRGLLTPEIEVWENQYPDKKYTIILDVPEFTCICPKTGLPDFAHIRIEYSPTKYCIELKSFKMYTIFFRDVGIFHEHLINKMLEDFVKASKPRWVKIVGEFNPRGGIKTTVSSEYKR
- the queD gene encoding 6-carboxytetrahydropterin synthase QueD, which gives rise to MYSIKVLGSFSAAHNLRGYKGKCEDLHGHNWRVELVLSSSKLDKIGMVMDFKCLKAELNSVLEEFDHKYLNNHVFFKKVNPTSENIAKYIFDKIRKRGVRAESVTIWENDTSAATYRIK